In Zingiber officinale cultivar Zhangliang chromosome 3B, Zo_v1.1, whole genome shotgun sequence, a single window of DNA contains:
- the LOC122056749 gene encoding BOI-related E3 ubiquitin-protein ligase 1-like, with protein sequence MLQKSSHSKLRVMAVHSRRTCNFPFLNGGERDRKVMDLPRAATGFADPSALLLVDGEAATNPRKRGAESIADPAVPLPRPQNGSVDLSSLHLHHSSTPFSPPVIVSLAQLQSHPPPVVSTGLRLALEEQYQQQNQNMSNPLLCSSSSFLSCRIDQQKQEIEELLRVQGEQLQIGLAERHRRHYRSLLRAARATVAKRIREKEAEVELAAQRTAELQNRLVRLRSESIAWQAKAMADQATAVSLHAQLQQTLAAAAALSQARSGDTPQAEDAESAIVDPNRVDQARTCRSCRGQPATMVLLPCRHLSLCDACDGAAGACPICQCNKTRSVRVFLA encoded by the exons ATGCTACAAAAAAGTTCGCATTCAAAGCTTCGAGTAATGGCAGTTCATTCCCGACGCACCTGTAACTTTCCATTCCTGAATGG AGGCGAGCGAGATAGGAAGGTGATGGACTTGCCTCGAGCTGCTACTGGATTTGCTGATCCTTCTGCGTTGTTGCTCGTCGATGGAGAAG CAGCGACAAATCCGAGGAAGAGAGGTGCAGAGAGCATCGCCGACCCAGCAGTGCCGCTGCCGCGGCCGCAGAACGGCTCCGTTGATCTCTCATCCCTGCATCTACACCACAGTTCAACCCCGTTTTCGCCTCCGGTGATCGTGAGTCTCGCACAGTTACAGAGCCACCCGCCTCCGGTTGTGTCCACCGGCCTCCGCCTCGCCTTGGAAGAACAATACCAACAGCAAAACCAGAACATGTCCAACCCGCTTCTCTgctcttcctcttccttcctAAGTTGCCGAATCGACCAACAGAAGCAAGAAATCGAGGAATTACTTCGTGTCCAG GGCGAGCAATTGCAGATCGGGCTGGCCGAGAGGCATCGGAGGCACTACCGTTCTTTACTACGCGCCGCAAGAGCAACCGTCGCGAAGCGGATCCGGGAGAAAGAGGCGGAGGTGGAGCTGGCAGCGCAGCGGACCGCCGAGCTCCAGAACCGCCTCGTCCGCCTCCGAAGCGAATCGATCGCGTGGCAGGCCAAGGCGATGGCCGACCAGGCGACGGCGGTTTCACTCCACGCGCAACTCCAGCAGACCTTGGCGGCGGCCGCGGCGCTGTCCCAGGCGCGGAGTGGAGACACGCCGCAGGCGGAGGATGCGGAGTCAGCCATTGTTGACCCGAACCGAGTCGACCAGGCGCGAACATGCCGCTCCTGCCGTGGGCAGCCTGCTACGATGGTGCTCCTCCCCTGCCGCCACCTCAGTCTCTGCGACGCCTGCGACGGCGCCGCCGGGGCCTGCCCGATCTGCCAGTGCAACAAAACCCGCAGCGTTCGCGTCTTCCTCGCCTGA